Proteins encoded by one window of Amaranthus tricolor cultivar Red isolate AtriRed21 chromosome 4, ASM2621246v1, whole genome shotgun sequence:
- the LOC130810442 gene encoding multiple C2 domain and transmembrane region protein 6 — protein sequence MAKLVVEVLEASDLMPKDGQGSASPYVEVDFSEQKQRTQTKFKDLNPVWNETLVFRVPDPENFPNKTIEVTVFNDRKSEHGQQKNFLGRVRISGVSVPVTETQAVVQRYPLDKRGIFSHIKGDIALRMFLVGSHEPSFNLFNVPVKEDIQRESNFEAPSMEDINPNIASNGGNNYEETNHHNHHHDKKKNKKEKEKPEVRTFYSIPAKNPTSQTQIPQQQPPPQPPPQVRADFMKAGPPPAMMMQVPGKKPDYDLVETRPPVAAHMGYRKGDNIGSTYDMVEQMHYLYVSVVKARDLPVMDITGSLDPYVEVKLGNYKGVTKHLEKNQNPIWNQIFAFSKERLQSNLLELVVKDKDFGKDDFVGRILFDLSEVPLRVPPDSPLAPQWYKLEDKKGVRGDRGEIMLAVWIGTQADEAFPEAWHSDAHSISHHNLANTRSKVYFSPKLYYLRVHVIEAQDLIPSDRTRPPMTHVKVQLGNQLRVTRPSSVQTMNPIWNDELMFVASEPFDEFLIVSVEDKVGPGQDEILGRMIIPVREIPHRMEISKLPDSRWCNLHKHSVEEDGEKKDKGKFASKIHLRFWLEAGYHVLDESTHFSSDLQPSSKLLRKAPIGILELGILSAKNLVPMKGKEGRLTDPYCVAKYGNKWVRTRTLLDTLAPKWNEQYTWEVFDPCTVITIGVFDNCHVSGKDDARDQRIGKVRIRLSTLETDRIYSHYYPLLVLSNGGLKKHGELQLAVRFTCTAWVNMVAQYGRPLLPKMHYVQPIPVRHIDWLRHQAMQIVSARLARAEPPLRREVVEFMLDVDIHMFSLRRSKANFFRIMSVLSGISAVCRWSNDICTWRNPITTCLVHVLFLILVCYPELILPTIFLYLFAIGVWNYRFRPRHPPHMDARISHAEYVHPDELDEEFDTFPTSRPNDVVRMRYDRLRSVAGRVQAVVGDLATQGERTQALLNWRDPRATAIFIFFSLILAVILYVTPFQVLAVLVGLYMLRHPRFRSKMPSVPVNFFKRLPAKSDMLL from the coding sequence ATGGCTAAGCTAGTGGTGGAAGTTCTAGAAGCTTCTGATCTCATGCCCAAAGACGGACAAGGATCTGCCAGCCCTTATGTTGAGGTAGACTTCTCCGAGCAGAAACAAAGAACCCAAACCAAGTTCAAGGATTTGAACCCGGTTTGGAATGAGACCCTTGTTTTCCGGGTCCCGGACCCGGAAAACTTTCCGAACAAAACCATCGAGGTGACAGTGTTTAACGATAGGAAATCCGAACATGGCCAACAGAAAAACTTTCTCGGCCGTGTTCGGATATCTGGGGTTTCGGTTCCGGTGACGGAAACCCAGGCTGTAGTTCAAAGGTATCCATTAGATAAGAGGGGTATATTCTCTCATATTAAGGGGGATATTGCTTTAAGAATGTTTTTGGTGGGTAGCCATGAACCTTCTTTTAATCTGTTTAATGTTCCTGTTAAAGAGGATATTCAAAGAGAGAGTAATTTTGAAGCTCCTTCAATGGAGGATATAAATCCAAATATTGCTTCTAATGGAGGCAATAATTATGAAGAAACAAACCACCATAATCATCACCatgacaaaaagaaaaataaaaaagaaaaagaaaaaccagAAGTTAGAACTTTCTACTCAATTCCAGCTAAAAATCCCACTTCACAAACCCAGATACCACAACAACAACCACCACCACAACCACCGCCTCAAGTCCGAGCTGATTTCATGAAAGCCGGGCCGCCACCAGCTATGATGATGCAAGTACCGGGTAAAAAACCCGATTACGACCTCGTTGAGACCCGGCCGCCAGTGGCGGCGCATATGGGTTATAGAAAGGGGGATAATATCGGTAGTACTTATGATATGGTTGAGCAGATGCATTACTTGTATGTAAGTGTTGTTAAAGCTCGAGATCTTCCTGTAATGGATATTACAGGAAGTTTAGATCCATATGTAGAAGTGAAATTGGGAAATTACAAAGGGGTAACAAAACATTTAGAGAAGAATCAAAATCCAATTTGGAATCAGATTTTTGCATTTTCTAAGGAAAGATTGCAATCTAATCTGTTAGAACTTGTTGTGAAGGATAAAGATTTTGGGAAGGATGATTTTGTGGgtaggattttgtttgatttatctgAAGTTCCGCTTCGAGTACCCCCAGATTCGCCATTAGCTCCCCAATGGTATAAGCTTGAAGATAAGAAAGGGGTTAGAGGGGATAGAGGAGAGATTATGTTAGCTGTTTGGATTGGGACACAGGCTGATGAAGCTTTCCCTGAAGCATGGCATTCTGATGCGCATTCAATCAGTCATCATAATCTTGCAAATACTCGATCAAAAGTTTACTTTTCCCCCAAATTGTACTATCTTAGGGTTCATGTGATTGAGGCTCAAGATTTGATACCATCGGATCGAACTCGCCCACCAATGACCCATGTTAAGGTTCAATTGGGTAATCAGTTGAGGGTTACTCGACCTTCTTCGGTGCAGACGATGAACCCGATTTGGAATGATGAGCTTATGTTTGTGGCATCAGAACCATTCGACGAGTTTCTGATTGTTTCAGTTGAGGATAAGGTCGGACCAGGCCAGGATGAGATCCTTGGTAGGATGATCATTCCTGTTAGGGAAATCCCACATAGAATGGAGATTTCCAAGCTTCCTGATTCTAGGTGGTGTAATCTCCACAAGCATTCAGTCGAGGAGGACGGTGAGAAGAAGGATAAAGGGAAATTCGCGAGCAAAATCCACCTTCGATTTTGGTTAGAGGCGGGGTATCATGTGCTGGATGAATCTACACACTTTAGTAGTGATCTTCAACCTTCGTCGAAGCTTCTAAGGAAGGCGCCAATCGGGATTTTAGAGCTCGGGATTCTAAGCGCGAAGAATCTTGTACCGATGAAAGGAAAAGAGGGGAGGTTAACTGATCCATACTGTGTAGCTAAGTATGGCAACAAATGGGTTCGGACACGAACCCTTCTTGATACGCTCGCTCCAAAGTGGAACGAGCAGTATACTTGGGAGGTTTTCGATCCCTGCACTGTGATCACAATTGGGGTTTTTGATAATTGCCATGTTAGTGGGAAAGATGATGCTAGGGATCAGAGGATAGGGAAGGTCAGAATCAGGCTGTCTACATTAGAAACTGATAGAATTTACTCACATTATTACCCATTATTAGTACTTTCTAATGGGGGATTGAAGAAACACGGCGAGCTTCAGCTCGCTGTGAGATTTACCTGCACAGCTTGGGTGAACATGGTTGCACAATATGGCAGACCACTTCTGCCCAAGATGCATTACGTGCAGCCGATTCCAGTGAGGCACATTGACTGGTTGCGGCACCAAGCAATGCAGATAGTCTCTGCTCGGTTAGCTCGTGCAGAACCCCCCCTTCGACGAGAGGTGGTTGAGTTCATGCTTGATGTTGACATCCATATGTTCAGTCTGAGAAGAAGTAAAGCAAACTTCTTTCGAATCATGTCGGTTTTATCAGGAATCTCGGCTGTTTGCAGGTGGTCAAACGATATTTGCACATGGAGAAACCCGATAACCACCTGTCTTGTTCATGTGTTGTTCTTGATATTGGTTTGTTACCCGGAGTTGATACTACCCACCATTTTCCTTTACCTGTTTGCGATCGGCGTTTGGAATTACCGGTTCAGGCCTAGACACCCACCTCACATGGATGCCAGGATTTCCCACGCAGAGTATGTTCACCCGGATGAGCTAGACGAGGAGTTTGATACGTTCCCAACATCACGACCCAACGATGTAGTCAGGATGCGGTACGACAGGCTTCGTAGCGTGGCAGGTCGTGTGCAGGCGGTGGTGGGCGATCTAGCAACGCAAGGCGAAAGAACTCAAGCATTGCTGAACTGGAGGGATCCAAGAGCAACTGCAATATTCATATTCTTTTCATTGATATTGGCAGTGATCTTGTATGTGACTCCATTTCAGGTGCTTGCAGTGCTGGTGGGGCTATACATGCTTCGGCACCCTCGTTTCAGGTCCAAGATGCCTTCTGTGCCAGTCAATTTCTTCAAGAGATTGCCTGCAAAATCTGATATGCTGCTGTAA
- the LOC130810345 gene encoding phosphatidylinositol-3-phosphatase SAC1 produces MATKTENNSTSNPIVFSQSSGKIHPSNDSEADPNSYILERIKLYETRARFYLIGSDRNKRFFRVLKIDRCEPSELNISEDPVVYSRQEVKNLLQRIAEGNRATGGLNFVAKVYGVAGCIKFLESYYLIVITKRRQIGCICGHAIYAIDESQMITIPHASVQTDTAYSKTEMRYKKLLSSVDLTKDFFYSYTYPIMQSLQSNVQSNDSVGIHYDSRFVWNMYLTEPVRTRCKNNIWTVALVHGYFKQMRMSIFGRDFSVALVSRRSRHFAGTRYLKRGVNDRGRVANDVETEQIVLDEDAGSCKGKMSSVVQMRGSIPLFWSQEASRFSPKPDIILQRYDPTYEATKLHFEDLFERYGSPIIVFNLIKTVEKRPREMMLRREFTNAVMYLNEIFSEEKQLVFVHWDFHKFAKTRSANVLAVLARVASRVLDRTGFYYSGKPPVVKKRATQLNRTSTLSTRDPSLSDLRANLVALARSASTNEMLNTQNREQDSDPGKHARKEYFSSHKPHFQSGVLRTNCIDCLDRTNVAQYAYGLEALGRQLHAMQMSVKPKLDPDSSIATVLMEMYWNMGDVLAQQYGGSAAHNTVFPDKQGKWKATTQSREFLKSIKRYYSNTYTDGEKQDAINLFLGYFRPKEGKPALWELDSDYYLHLVGVGDDALSDKGTFSTEANPQGVKVSLEPVPACKEDFSRMKLTSFDKFIEKTCSYIKDVRLCGEPGQKPAGSAGPSGVPLAPDAAKIQLSSPNWLYGLTKEEEEEEREEFAQKVDSDANTNGAAQDDSMSNGSCDFNWLSQEVDCNEEDIFQRYLAMSSVDEGNGWCGGTLLGDLDENSDTYKHYAQLCEGPGMELFENDLEKEQHYADVLHGSKIENVDEVSIEAEMEAAIKEYDQVADDLGISIMCKSVAGDPSQLTRWIIGEEKLY; encoded by the exons ATGGCCACCAAGACAGAGAACAATTCAACTTCTAATCCTATAGTTTTCTCTCAATCTTCAGGAAAAATTCATCCATCCAATGATTCTGAAGCCGATCCAAACTCTTATATACTTGAGAGAATAAAGCTTTATGAAACTCGAGCG AGGTTCTATCTTATTGGGAGTGACCGGAACAAGCGATTCTTTCGGGTGCTGAAGATTGATCGATGTGAGCCTTCAGAACTGAACATCAGTGAAGATCCAGTGGTGTATTCACGACAAGAAGTGAAGAACTTATTGCAGAGGATTGCTGAGGGTAACCGGGCAACTGGAGGGTTAAATTTTGTTGCTAAAGTTTATGGTGTTGCGGGTTGTATCAAGTTTTTGGagtcttattatttaattgtgATCACCAAGAGACGGCAGATTGGGTGTATATGTGGGCATGCTATCTACGCTATTGATGAAAGTCAAATGATTACAATCCCTCATGCATCTGTTCAGACTGATACTGCATATTCTAAGACCGAGATGAG GTACAAAAAGCTTTTGTCTAGTGTCGACTTGACTAAGGATTTCTTTTATAGCTACACATATCCTATTATGCAAAGCTTGCAAAGTAATGTGCAGTCCAACGATTCAGTTGGAATTCATTATGATAGCAGATTTGTGTGGAATATGTATCTTACTGAACCTGTTCGTACAAGatgcaaaaataatatttggacGGTTGCATTGGTTCATGGGTACTTTAAGCAA ATGAGGATGTCAATTTTTGGACGTGATTTTAGTGTTGCCTTGGTGTCTAGAAGGTCTCGTCATTTTGCTGGAACTAG GTACTTGAAAAGGGGAGTTAATGATAGAGGAAGAGTAGCTAATGATGTTGAAACAGAGCAAATTGTGCTTGATGAAGATGCTGGTTCCTGCAAGGGGAAAATGAGTTCTGTTGTGCAGATGCGTGGTTCAATTCCTCTTTTTTGGTCGCAAGAGGCTTCAAGATTCAGTCCAAAGCCAGATATAATTT TGCAGAGATATGATCCTACCTATGAGGCAACCAAATTGCATTTTGAAGACCTGTTTGAGAGATATGGCAGTCCAATAATTGTGTTTAACTTAATAAAG ACTGTTGAGAAAAGGCCCAGGGAAATGATGCTCAGACGTGAGTTTACGAATGCAGTTATGTATCTAAATGAAATTTTTTCTGAAGAAAAACAGCTTGTATTTGTTCACTGGGACTTCCATAAATTTGCAAAGAC GAGAAGTGCCAATGTTTTGGCAGTTCTAGCTCGTGTAGCTAGTCGAGTACTTGATAGGACTGGGTTTTACTACAGTGGAAAACCACCTGTTGTGAAAAAGAGAGCTACCCAGTTAAATAGAACAAGCACTCTCAG CACCAGGGATCCTTCTTTGAGTGATCTTAGAGCCAACTTAGTAGCTCTTGCAAGAAGTGCAAGCACGAACGAAATGCTTAACACGCAGAATAGGGAGCAAGATTCTGATCCTGGCAAGCATGCAAGGAAAGAATATTTTAGTAGTCACAAACCACATTTTCAAAGTGGAGTTTTGCGGACCAACTGCATTGATTGTTTAGATCGCACAAATGTTGCCCAATATGCTTATGGCCTAGAAGCATTGGGTCGTCAGCTCCATGCAATGCAAATGTCAGTTAAGCCTAAATTAGATCCCGATAGTAGCATTGCTACTGTCTTGATGGAAATGTACTGGAACATGGGTGATGTTCTTGCACAACAATATGGTGGTTCTGCTGCTCACAATACA GTATTTCCAGATAAGCAGGGGAAATGGAAAGCAACAACTCAATCGCGGGAGTTCCTTAAGTCTATTAAGAGATATTACAGCAATACTTACACCGATGGAGAAAAGCAGGATGCAATAAATTT ATTTTTGGGTTACTTTAGACCAAAAGAAGGAAAACCTGCTCTGTGGGAGCTGGATTCTGATTATTATCTTCATCTTGTTGGGGTTGGTGATGATGCCCTTTCAGATAAAGG TACATTCTCAACAGAAGCCAATCCTCAAGGAGTAAAAGTTTCTCTGGAACCTGTGCCTGCTTGTAAAGAAGACTTCTCAAGGATGAAGCTGACTTCTTTTGATAAATTCATTGAGAAGACATGCAGCTATATAAAGGATGTGAGGCTCTGTGGTGAACCAGGTCAAAAACCTGCAGGCAGTGCAGGACCTTCTGGAGTGCCACTGGCACCTGATGCAGC TAAGATACAACTCAGCAGTCCAAACTGGCTTTATGGCTTgacaaaagaagaagaagaagaagaacgagAAGAATTTGCCCAAAAGGTGGACTCAGACGCTAACACAAATGGTGCTGCCCAAGATGACAGCATGTCTAATGGTTCCTGTGACTTTAATTGGCTTTCTCAAGAGGTTGATTGCAATGAAGAAGATATTTTCCAAAG GTATCTTGCTATGTCATCAGTGGATGAAGGCAACGGCTGGTGTGGTGGTACTTTGCTTGGTGATCTTGATGAAAACAGCGATACATATAAGCACTATGCCCAGCTCTGTGAG GGTCCTGGCATGGAACTCTTTGAAAATGATCTAGAGAAAGAGCAGCACTATGCTGATGTCCTACACGGAAGCAAGATTGAGAATGTCGATGAAGTTTCCATTGAAGCTGAAATGGAGGCCGCCATAAAAGAATATGATCAAGTTGCGGATGATCTTGGCATTTCCATTATGTGTAAATCCGTTGCAGGAGATCCTAGCCAATTAACAAGATGGATTATTGGAGAAGAAAAATTATACTGA
- the LOC130811423 gene encoding uncharacterized protein LOC130811423 — MTMMMLPVHFSCSFTNLPTKQFNIRSDFYDIGSISSFRYNKFTTSAAKSGGFSVSGFKKCEKCRGQGAIECPGCKGTGKNKKNGNIFERWKCFECQGFGLKSCPQCGKGGLTPEQRGER; from the exons atgacgatgatgatgttACCAGTACACTTTTCTTGTTCATTTACAAATTTACCTACTAAACAATTTAATATTAGATCAGACTTCTATGATATTGGTTCAATTTCAAGTTTTCGATATAACAAATTCACAACTTCTGCTGCTAAATCTGGTGGATTCTCTGTATCA GGTTTTAAGAAATGTGAGAAATGTAGAGGCCAAGGTGCCATAGAATGCCCTGGATGCAAG GGAACcgggaagaacaaaaagaatggGAATATATTTGAGAGATGGAA GTGTTTTGAATGTCAAGGATTTGGACTaaagagttgtcctcaatgtgGAAAAGGAGGTCTTACACCAGAACAAAGGGGAGAAAGATGA
- the LOC130811422 gene encoding uncharacterized protein LOC130811422 isoform X2 has protein sequence MMRNGNGGLRGIQRLGFSSPSTTSKSNSPRRNIHFPINCLSDFNDYAVLGLSPFASKTDVKFAYKRLALKYHPDVIRGDHVAEKHKMFVNIKSAYEMYPSSSMDHHRLDHHRS, from the exons atgatGAGAAATGGAAATGGAGGGTTAAGGGGTATTCAAAGACTTGGTTTCAGTTCGCCGTCGACGACATCGAAATCGAATTCACCTCGCCGGAATATTCATTTTCCGATCAATTGTTTATCGGATTTTAATGATTATGCTGTTTTGGGACTTTCTCCTTTTGCTTCTAAAACTGATGTTAAGTTTGCTTACAAAAGATTGGCTTTAAAG TATCATCCTGATGTGATCAGAGGAGATCATGTTGCTGAAAAGCATAAAATGTTCGTAAACATCAAATCTGCATATGAG atgtatccatcgtcatccatggatcatcatcgccttgatcatcatcgttcttga